The following coding sequences lie in one Cannabis sativa cultivar Pink pepper isolate KNU-18-1 chromosome 5, ASM2916894v1, whole genome shotgun sequence genomic window:
- the LOC133037757 gene encoding myrcene synthase, chloroplastic-like → MHYMAVHQFGPSIISSSLPCISTNNNHLICKYFTPKTSISPISIKSKSKSSTCYPIQCTVVNNSSPSSTIVRRSANYEPPIWSFDYIQSLSTQYKGESYTRQLNKLKKEVKRMLLRMEINSLALLELIDTLQRLGISYHFKNEINTILKKKYTNTYINNNITNHNYNLYPIALEFRLLHQHGYAVPQEIFNIFKDMSGKFKAIINDDDIMGILALYEASFYEKNGESILEEARVFTTKCLENYLMITEENKLDDDDDDRNNIIVVIRHALELPLHWRTARTEAKWFIDVYEKRQDMNSTLLEFAKLDFNMVQSMHQDDLKHLSRWWSHTKLGEKLNFVRDRLMGCFLWNVGLRFEPDFSYFRRISARIYVLITIIDDIYDVYGTLEELELFTRVVERWDVKLLKDLPDYMKMPFLVLHNTINEMALDVLKEKHFVNIECLKKTWVDMCRSFLQEAKWYYNGYTPTFQEYIENGWISVGAPIILVHAYFSFANPITKEVLEIFQQGYPTIIHQSAMIVRLANDLATSSEEFERGDSPKSIQCYMQDHNVSKEEAHEYIKFSIRETWKEMNSTFNIEDGNSSLVDDAKNFARMGLFMYQHGDGHSSQDNLAKDRISKFIINPIDIHDFLSF, encoded by the exons atgcattatATGGCTGTTCACCAATTTGGTCCATCAATAATATCATCATCACTACCTTGCATTAGTACTAATAATAATCActtaatttgtaaatatttcacACCAAAAACATCTATTAGTCCTAtttcaataaaatcaaaatcaaaatcaagtACTTGCTACCCCATCCAATGTACTGTGGTCAATAATAGTAGCCCTAGTTCTACTATTGTTCGAAGATCGGCCAATTATGAACCTCCGATTTGGTCTTTCGATTACATTCAATCTCTTTCAACCCAATATAAG GGAGAATCCTATACAAGGCAATTAAATAAGTTAAAGAAAGAAGTTAAAAGGATGCTCCTTCGAATGGAAATTAACTCTTTAGCCCTACTCGAGCTAATCGATACATTGCAAAGGCTTGGAATATCTTATCATTTTAAGAATGAAATAAACActattttgaagaaaaaatacacaaatacttatattaacaataatattactaaccataattataatttatacccCATTGCTCTCGAATTTAGGCTTCTACACCAACATGGCTATGCAGTTCCtcaag aaatttttaatatattcaaAGACATGAGTGGAAAATTTAAAGCAATCATAAATGATGATGATATTATGGGAATATTGGCGTTATATGAAGCTTCATTCTATGAGAAAAATGGTGAAAGCATATTGGAGGAAGCTAGGGTTTTCACAACCAAGTGTCTCGAAAATTACTTGATGATAACGGAGGAAAACAAattagatgatgatgatgatgatcgtAATAATATTATCGTAGTAATTAGACATGCGTTAGAGCTTCCACTTCATTGGAGGACTGCAAGAACGGAGGCCAAGTGGTTTATCGATGTATACGAGAAAAGACAAGATATGAATTCTACTTTGCTTGAGTTTGCAAAACTAGATTTCAACATGGTACAATCAATGCATCAAGACGATCTAAAACATTTGTCTAG GTGGTGGAGTCATACTAAACTCGGAGAAAAACTGAATTTTGTGAGAGATAGGTTGATGGGGTGTTTTTTATGGAATGTTGGATTAAGATTTGAGCCAGATTTCAGCTACTTTAGGAGAATATCTGCAAGAATATATGTTCTGATTACAATAATCGATGATATATATGATGTTTACGGAACATTAGAAGAATTAGAGCTTTTCACTCGTGTTGTTGAGag ATGGGATGTAAAACTACTAAAAGACTTACCAGATTATATGAAGAtgccttttcttgttttacacaATACCATTAATGAAATGGCATTAGATgtattaaaagaaaaacactTTGTCAACATTGAATGCCTCAAGAAAACG TGGGTTGATATGTGTAGATCTTTTCTACAAGAGGCAAAATGGTACTATAATGGATACACACCAACATTTCAAGAATACATTGAAAATGGTTGGATTTCAGTAGGAGCACCAATTATTCTTGTGCATGCTTATTTCTCTTTTGCAAATCCCATAACTAAAGAGGTTTTGGAAATCTTCCAACAAGGTTATCCCACAATAATTCATCAATCTGCCATGATCGTACGTTTGGCAAATGATCTAGCAACATCATCT GAGGAATTCGAAAGAGGTGACTCGCCTAAATCAATTCAATGTTACATGCAAGACCATAATGTATCTAAAGAGGAAGCTCATGAATACATTAAGTTTTCAATAAGAGAAACATGGAAGGAGATGAATAGTACTTTTAATATTGAAGATGGAAATTCATCATTGGTTGATGATGCCAAAAACTTTGCAAGAATGGGATTATTTATGTATCAACATGGAGATGGACATAGTTCTCAAGATAATTTAGCAAAAGATCGTATTTCAAAATTCATTATCAATCCTATAGATATACacgattttctttctttttga